The Brachypodium distachyon strain Bd21 chromosome 4, Brachypodium_distachyon_v3.0, whole genome shotgun sequence nucleotide sequence TGCCTAGCGAGGAGGACGCTCGCGGCACACACCGTCTCGAGGACGGCCACAGCGAGGAAGACGGGCGGCACGGCGCCCGCGAGGAATATGACGTCGTCGCCTCACCCCGCGCACGCACCGCTGCCCTTGCCCgcgcgagccgccgccgccgctctgaCCGGCGTGaactcccgccgccgctctgccggcccgcgcgcgccgccgacgtcgTCGCCTCTGCACGCGCACGCCACCGCCCACTTTGGCCCAAGCGACCAGCCGCCGCTCTCCCGCTTGGCGATGGCCGCGTCGATCTCATGACGCCATACTGCAGGCTACGCGGGCCAGGCTCTCTGCTCCCCTGCTTCACTCCTGCAGTGCAGCCACTCACCAGAATCAATCCATAGCAGTACTAGTGTTGTTCCAACGTGAGATTATGGTCGTGTTTGGTTAGGCTTAAAACTGTTTTTTGATTTTTGATTTATAAGTCACAAAAGCACCTAAATAGTTGTTTTTGATTTTAGCTTTTTGcttataccatcatctaacaatatcaagtcaaaTGTTAAAAGCCAAAGCCGAAAACATCTAATTTGGTGCTTTTGTGACTTATAAGTCAAAAGTCAGAAAACAGTTTTAAGTCTAACCAAACAGGCCCTATGATGTGCTTTGGTTGTGCCTCCTCTGATCTCTTAGACCAATCTATAGGCAGTTGTACTAGTTTTGTTCCAGTgtgagatgatgatggttgTGCCTCCTCTGCTCTCGGATTAGGTTGAGTATGTCGGTAGTTGCTGTTGCTACGGAGCGGCCGCGACGGCAGGGAGGAGAGAGGGCGGACCGGGAGGGACCGAGATAGACGCCCAGGAAGAGGGACTTGGGCAGCCGCTGCTGCAACAGGTGAGGAGAGGGGAGAAAGaggagtagcagcagcaggaagaGAGCCACCATCGGTTGATGCCTCCAATGAATCCGCCGCCGCATGCGAGGGAGAGGGTGAAGGGACGAAGCAGGAGAGCTTGCGGGATGCGTGCAATGCTCGTGTGGCGGCAACTTGGTCGCGGGAGTGCTTGCGGCGCTCTCGCCGGAGCCAGAGAAGAGGGCGGCAGCGTGATTTGGgtggaaaaaagagagaaggcagagaggagagagaagggagaaaAACAGTCCATGTTGCTGAACCGACGTTGGGCCAGTTTTGTCAGTTTCGTGCTTAGTTGCTAGCGAACGAAACGATCGAGACATTccggtgattttttttttaagaaaacttATACCAATCTGCAACCCTATCACCGATCTAACGCGTTGGTTTTGTGTACTTTACTTGCCAACCTTCCTCAcctggcccatctcgctgccgagcgccccgacGGCCCAACCCCGTCGCTCGTCTTTCTCCtcgagcgagcgccgccaccgctgccgagcgccccagctcccttgctccgtcgctcgtcttcctcctcgcgcgagcgccgtcacccctccctccccataccgctgccgagcgccccaggcCCCTCGCcggtcgctcgtcttcctcctcgcgcgagcgcctcgatcgcaggtatctatctccccttcaattctctcgttcccgaccgtttctcctcccatcaccccaccaACAGATCcagccctttagctccccgtttcatctccttaatcttccccaattcgtaactgcggcaaaaatcaaggtagggcagCCGCCCTAGCTTGCCCTACCGTGTCCTCCGCCACTTCCAATTCAGCTGAAACCGTGCCCCTCGTTAGTTCCGCCCGGCGCCCGGAGGCCAAACGTGGCATATTTAAGCGGTTTGGCCGGTCGATTTTGCACATGGAGCTGAAATTTCTATCCATCTCCGGGTTCTGGAGTGTTACTTTTATCGTCGGGTCTTGATATTTTCTTGATAGCGTTTGTTTTGAGTTGGGCGAACAATATTTTTTGATTGGGTAATTTTGGGAGTTCTGTCTGAAGAGATGGATTTCCCCGCCCCCGAATTCCCCCGGTTATTAGGTTAATTGCGTGCTTTTCTTTGGAATACTTCTAATTATGGAAATATGCAAAACTTATGTGAGCTGGTGCTTAATTAATGGTACTCCTACTTGTTGGAATTCGATTCATAATCCACTATAACTTGTGTTAATTGTTGGAAATTCATGATCAAGTACTTCTTCGTGCAAATGATCATTAATTGCTACACATTGCTAATATAGCATTTTATTTCTTGTGCATGTGTGACTTTGGACAGGTCGCCAAACGAAACTGTGCACGTAATGGGTGTTTAGTAGGTTCTCGGAGACAACGACATGCCCTACTTTCCTGAGGAAGTGGTGGGGAACATCTTTGGCTTTGTAACTTCACACCGTGACCGCAATGCTGCGTCCTTAGTGTGCCAGGCATGGTACCGCATCGAGCGCCTCACTCGCCACCTGGTGTTTGTATGCAACTGCTACGCAGTGCGCCCAGAACGTGTACATGAGCGTTTCCCCTTCCTGCGCTCGCTGAGTGTGAAGGGCAAACCACACTTTGCTGACTTCAGCTTTGTCCCAGCTGGGTGGGGTGCCACAGCGGAGCCATGGGTGAACGCGTGCGCCCTTGCATGCCCTGGCCTTGAAGAGCTCCGGCTGAAGCGGATGGTTGTCACTGATGATTGCCTTAAGCACCTTGCTCACTCATTCCCCAATTTGAAGTCAATCGTCCTTGTTAGTTGTGATGGGTTCAGTACTGATGGGCTCGCTGCTATCACCACCAATTGCAGGTGATAATTCTTCAAGCATGGAGGTTTTCATGTTATGATATGCCCTCTGTCTTGAAATATAGGACTGAATTTGATTCATTAGaacaagactttgaccaaaaattaagGTTTATGTGATACAAAATAATACGGATAAgtaagtacttttgaataACAATCTAACGAAAACACAATCTATGCCACGTAAATTGCATACAAACATACTAATTATTTGTTAAAGTCTTTTCctaacaaataaaaatatgcCCCTATATGAAGACAGAAAGTTTGACATGCTTCATTTATATAACTGGAATAATTGAGTGTTCTTTCATCAGTAATTTTAAATGACATATGTGGACTGGTGCTTTACATATAGCAATGTGGAATTACCAAATGTTGGAAAGATGTGCAAGTCCCTAATTCTGGGTATAATATTGTTGTAATTTAAAGGAGGACTAGAATACTTGAGAGTTCTTTCACAACTAACTTTAACGGAAAGTTGGCTACATATCAGCAATACAATTTTGTCGCATTTGTTCCACAGTACTTGGTGGCTTTGCCACAACAATCTTAAGCTGTGACTCAGCGGCACTTTGCTAAAATGCACTGCACCCATTGTTTTAATGTAATCTGCCTTAGACTAACACCAATACCAGTTTCAAAATGCTACAAATTTGGAGTGACATGTAGCCAATTTTTCGTAACTTCACTGCTAGTTTCAATTCAAATTATGCCTGGTCCGGAGAATCTTGATCGAAGGGCTCACATTTGAAGTCCTACGAAGTACTAACCCTCAATAGGTAATTAAGTAACGGTAGGTTTTCATGGTTCCTATTTTTTAGTTTGTTTACTTTTAGTTTGTAACTAACCTCAAAATTCTTACTGTATTTGCATGACTTGGTATCAAGCTGAAATGCTTAGTGATTAGCATTCAGTACTTATATAAGGCTAGGAAGTGCCACCAATAATAAACTTCAAATCCTCGAAGAAAGGCAAATCTTCCTGGAGTACCTAGATATACACTAGGGTAAACACCGCTGGAGGTTGGACGTGATGTGTCACGTGTCGTTTGGTTGGGGGTCAATTCAGATCCTAGGTGTGGGAGACGAATATTAGTTCTCCATTGTTTAATTACGATGTCGTATAGCATTCCCTTGTATGGGTGAGCCTTCCCCCCAAAAGGCTGAAACAATGAAACCCTTACACAAGGAAATCCGGCGGTCACAACTGGAGACATAAGAAATGGAGAATATTTTCTCATCAATCTTGGGAATATGGCTCTTACTGTACGTCATGTCCTGATCTCCACCCATCACAGGTCTGAAGTCCCTAGAGTATGTAAGGCACTTAAAAGATGTCCTTCTTTCCTtattaactactccctccgtcccatattaagtgactcaaatttaactaaatatgaatgtatctatgactaaaacatgtctagatacatgtaatagaaagtcacttaatatgagacggagggagtattacagatgttttacatttttatttacaATTTTTCCATGTCTACTCATAAGCATCATTTCCATTTGATTCCGGATTGTATTATTGCAATATATGTGACACATATTGATACCACTTTTAAAGGTTATTCAATACTTCATGCAcgtccttttgttttctagaGCTGGTAGTCGGTTGCATCAAGAGGCACCAATGTCATTCATAAACCGGATTATCTAGATAACAACTAAAATGTGATTACCTGAGTAACTTGCGAAAGTATCTCTTGTTCTTGTACTTACCTCTGTTCTATGAAGCTAAATTTATGTCAACATCTCTTCAATTTATCTAGTAGTGCTCCAGAAAAGTTATTATTAGTTATCCAAGTCATCTTACATTGTTTGTAACTCTTCACTTTTAGGTTTCTCAGGGAACTTGACTTACAAGAGAGTCGGGTAGAATTTCGAGGCCGTCATTGGATTAGTTGTTTTCCAAAGCCTTCTACATCACTTGAATCCTTGAATTTTGCTTGCTTAAATGGAGTGGTGAATATTCATGCATTGGAAAGACTTGTGGCAAGGAGTCCAAATCTTAAAAGTTTGAGGTTGAATCGTGCAGTTCCACTTGCTGTTTTAGCAAAAATTCTTTCTTGTACTCGGCTGGTGGATTTAGGTACAGGATCTTTTGCCCTAGGCAATAATGATGGTGCAGGTGCACTCCTTCGTGTTTACAATGCTCTCCAACAATGCAATACTCTGAAGAGTTTATCTGGCTTCTGGGATTCTCCACGTTTAATTATTCCAGCAATACACTCTGTTTGCAAGAACCTAACGTGCTTGAACCTTAGCTCTGCTCCGATGTTTCGGACTGCTGATTTTATTGGAGTTATCCGTCTGTGTCAGAACCTCCGACACTTGTGGGTAAGATTTACTAGCACTAATGCTAGGGAATTTTAGTCTGTTTCTCATTATGATTAATTACGTATCAAAAGCAGTTTTTGAGAAAGGAATTTTAGCCTGTTTCTCATTATGATTAATTACGTATTAAATGCAGTTTTTGAGAGTTTTAGTTGGTTGGTGGTGTTATTTTGTCAACTTACCAAAATTTATAGGTGTGTTTGTCATGAGATTGATAGGGGTATTTTCCTGAGAAGTCTATTGCACTTCAAGCCTATGAAATGACATGTAGCTGAGCTGTTGTTTATGTATTTAGAAATTCCAATTTTGTCAATCCTTGTCGTAATGCAATTAGCAAGTAATGTGGGCTAATAAGTAATAAGTAATAAACTTATGTTTGAGTTGTACTTAGTAGGCAAGAATTTTGTATATTCAACACATGAGAACATATTTTGCTCAGCTTCCTATTTGTTTGCTTAAGACGACATATTTGTATGGCGACTTGTTTAACAATCTAGTTTGTGCCAATATAGACATGTGAAAATGTCACACCCCACGAGTGcaacaaaatataataatcTCCAAATTGACACGATGATTCAGCTTACAAATGCCAGAGAACTTTGAAAATGCACCATTTTCGATATCTCTTGGCTTCTTTGACATGGTACTGATATCTTGAGAATGATGAAAGTTGGTGATTTAATGCAATTCATATGGGACCAATTGATGTCAGGGAAACATCATCCGATAGGTGTTTCACTGAAGTGTCAGTGTGAGCTAACAAGCTCACTGGGTGACTGGCAACGTAAGGCCTCAAGCATAAAAGGAAATCCGAGAGAAGCTCCTTGTATGGGGTGTTTTAACAGCTCTTCTAATAGAACTACAAGTTCTTCCCAAAAAAATAGAACTACAAGCTTGCTGCATTAATTTTAGTGGAGCAGTTCTGATAATTGGATTTTTAGAGTTCAAATTTGTTGCTCATATGTTCCTTTTCATTTGTATAATATGCTGGTGGTTGTAAATATTTTGTTCACTTCAGCTTAATTGTTGTAGGTACTAGATCACATTGGGGATGTGGGATTGAACTTTGTTGCCTCTTCTTGTCTGGAGCTCCAAGAGTTGAGGGTATTTCGTGCAAATGCAGACGCGTTAGCAAGCACTGGTGTGACAGAGCAAGGGCTGGTTGCCATATCTATAGGCTGCCGGAAGCTAAATGCTGTGTTCTATTTCTGCAGACAGATGACCAATTCTGCACTGATTACCATAGCAAAGAACTGCCCACGATTCATGTCCTTCAGACTGTGTGTTCTCCAGCCTAGGTCAGCAGATGCCATGACAGGCCAACCATTGGATGAGGGTTTTGGGGCAATCGTTCGGTCATGCAAAGGCCTCAGGCGTCTATCTGTGTCAGGCCTTCTCACGGACAGTGTGTTCCTGTACATCGGCATGTATGCCGAGAGGCTGGAGATGCTTTCTATAGCATTTGCAGGAGATACTGACAATGGCATGATCTATGTGCTCAATGGTTGCAAGAATCTCAAGAAGCTGGAGATTAGGAGCTGCCCGTTTGGCGACACCGCGCTTCTTGCAGGCATGCATAGGTATGAGGCGCTGCGGTCACTATGGATGTCTTCCTGCAACATCACCCTGGGTGGTTGCAGGTCTCTCGCAGCACACATGCCAAGCATCAATGTCGAGGTCATCAATGAGGCGGGAACTATCGAAGAGGCAGATGGAGATGCCAGTGATgcgaagaaggtggagaagcTGTATCTCTACAGGTCAGTCAGTGGTCCAAGGGGTGACGCTCCTGGATTCGTCAAGACACTCTAAAATTAAATACTCAAGACCCCCCTTGTGCATATGAATGTGAACTCTGTTACTGAAGGCCTGAAATGATGTAGTCTTTTCAATTAAGTCTTAAAACTGCAAATCTTATCCCTGGCTGTAGCAGCTAACACATATTAATACGTATTGTAAGGCCTTCTTCGGAAGGTGGCAGTATAGCTGGTCTGTATGCGACTCAACTCTGGCAAGTGTGATCCATATGCAAATCTTTTTAGGATTTCAATAGCTAGCTGGGCGTTGTGGGAAATTCATATGGTCAAGCAGATCCGTGGACGGGCATTCTAGTATGGAACGTGGATAGACTCGTGGCCATGGTATGGTGGTGGTTGATGAGCCTTTGCTGTGTTGTTAATGGTAGGGACATGGGAAGCTCGTGTGACGGTGTTTTGCTGCTGCCAGAGTGAAGGAGACAAGCAGAAGCGTGGAGTCGTGGACCCAAAATCTGATTCTGCCAACGTCGCCACTACGCATGCTCACATGCTTGCTTGGGCTCGATTTTCTTCTATtccacttttttttccctttatgTTTGTCTATATATCCTCTTGTCAGCTTGCTGTACCATGCAAGTCTTTACCGTCAGATCGCAGCTGCCCAGTCCCGTGCCCAGGTTGCTCTCGAAGTTCCAATTAACTACTGCAAAGATCCACATATCTGTAGAGTTTGACGAGGATATACGGTAGGTGTGAACTCTGGAACGTGTTGAGCGTGGCCGGGGCAGTTATGTGAGGCGGGCCGCGGGTGGTGTGTTGGGTAGCTGGTTGGTTGCCGTCGCTCTCGCAGTCTCCTCGCATGGGAACAAGGCCAAGGAGAGAAGGTATTTATTTTCGCTGGCCATTTGGCGGCGGCTAGCTGGAAAGCACGCACGTTGTGAGAGATGGTCGCAATGCTCACCtaatttaatatgggacggaggaagaaCGAACTACGTCTTCATTCTGCGTACTAGCCTACTAGGAGTActttcctctaaaaaaactaCGAGTATTGGTCTCCGTACAATTGATCTCAGCTTCACTTACGATCGTCTTTGGAGCTATGTTTCCTGAGGATAGaagaattttattttctctcgTCCTCTACATGACATAAACAACCAAAAGTTGTTACAAGCGAGACACAAGAACGTGTTAAAAAGACAAATGCTACAATAAACAAAATGCCATCAAATACATAAGGAACTAAACAAAATTGACACTTGGATCAACCAATAAAGGCTAGACCTAAGTCTTTTGGTAAGCCGTCTTCGTATTGCGAAGCAATGCCTTCAAGAAGTGGATGCATGCACATTGATGTTGTTGGACCCAACAAAGGCCAATCCAAGATTGACCATATGTGGAGTATTGGCCTTGGGGCTTCCAGCCACTCCCCTGATGGCTCACGATCTATTTGGAATCTGATTTGGCGCTCCGCTGTTCCCAAGAAAGTGCAGCATTTTGTTTGGAAAGTGGCTAAAAATGCTCTGCCCACAAATGCTAATCCGAGACACCGAAATGTTGAGGTTCTGGCTACGTGTCCCATATGTGGTTCTGCGGATGAGGACTCTTTTCGTGCTTTGATCATCTGCCCTCATGCTAGAGGTTTATGGATGTGCTCAGATTGGGGACTGCCCAACCTCGATGATTGCGTTGCCAATTCAAGTGAATGGATACTGCAACTTCTATCACGTTTTAAGCCTGACCAAAATGTTGTCATTATGATGACCCTCAGGCGTATTTGGGATGTCCATAATGAAATTACTCATCACAAACCTGCGCTGCCTGTGGAAGCTAGTCGCCATTTTTTAAACAGTTACATTGAGACTCTGCTCCTGATTAAGCAATCTTCGAATGCTGATGTTGTTAAAGGGAAGCATGTTGTTAATCTATCTAGCTTTCAAAACAAGAGGGCAATTCCTTTGAAGACAAGATTGCCACAACAGCCTTGGATTCCCCCTGATGAGAACCTGGTTAAACTGAATATTGACGGATCTTTTTGCCACAAAGACGGTTCTGCTGGAACTGGCATGGTGATGCGTAATGCGAGTGGCATTCCGACTTTCCTGGCATGCTGCTACCTTGCTCACTGCCCTGATCCCGTGGATGCTGAACTGTCGGCTCTTGAGGAAGGTCTGCAACTAGGACTCGCCTGGACTGATTCTATGTTTGTGGCCGAAACTGATTGTGCTGAAGCACTGGCACTCATTGAAGACCAATCGGCGAATCTTTCCCGCTACATCAACCGTATTGCTGCAATACGCAATATCATGGCCACTCGCCCGGGTGTCCGTTGTGTCAAGATTTGCAGAGACCAAAATGGTGTGGCTCATTGCCTTGCGACTCATGTAGAACTGAAAAACATACAGGTGATGGCTAGGGGAAAAGCAAGTTTTAATTTACATGCTATTTGTAATGACTGTAACAGAATTCCTGATAAATTGAAGTTCTTTTccctgaaaaaaaacaaaaacaaaggcCAATCCGTCCTGTGATGGATAGATCATGACTTTTCAGTTTAGAAAAGCACGATATGAGGATCAAAGCACCAAGATCTTGCATCAAATATTTTCAGAAGCACTGAAATGGTCTTCTTGCGCTGACCAAGATTCTGCCTTGAAACCACCGTGCATATTGTCCTACGGCCTCCGGGCCATCCAATGATAAGACACCACCAAAGCTTATCCTAGGTGAGGATGCAACAATACAAATACCAACCTCTAAAACCGCTAAGGTTCACCACATGCGAAGGAGCGAGATGCCCTGATCGAGCCAGTGTCAGGTTCCACCTAGTTAACTCGTGAACATGCCGCGGGTTTCCCTTCGGATGCCGGTATCCCTCTGCCACAAAAGAGATCACTATACATATAGATGCATGAATCGGTTTATGGTGATTTCTTCCCTAGTCATTTACAAATAGCCCCCGGGTATTTCGGGAATGGGTACACTTGTCTTGTACTCTAAGTCGATAAGATGTCCCAGTGTAGCAATTGTATTCCCTGTAGTCAGCTTGGTCCACTCTATCCTCGGTGAGCTAGCTTCGTCCTCCTTGACATACCCCGGTGCCTACATCATCATCAGTAGCCTATGGTGATTTGAAGAAGGATGTCGTGGGAATTATAAGGTGTAGATGTCAAGCTAGTCAAAACTAAAAGAGAAGTGAATTTCCATAGTTCTCATGCGATTGCCAAAGTTAAAAGAGAAATTGCATATTTAAGAGTAAGAGTGTGTTTGTTGGCGTTGTTCTTTCGTGTGGGTTGACATAACGGTTGTATGAATCTGATATAATATATAATCACGAATAGGCAAGACTTGCCAGATTTGAAGATGCCTCCTCCGTTGATTCCACCCCCTAGCATAGGTCCTCTACCCCTTAATGATGTAACTATTATTACTACCAATCAATAAAGAGGGTCTGTTTGCTGtccaaaaaaaggaaaaagatagGAGGTTGGATTTGAGGGAAGACATAAATAGCAGATGTAGAGAACTTGGgaagggaagaagaggagagaatTGAAGATCTAAGCAATCTAGAGCCACAACAACAAGATTGGAAATATCATGGAAAAAATATGAATAGAATCAAGAAGAATCGGCGAGTTGCTAGTGCCTCCGAGAGCATCTTCAACATGGCCCATAAATAGGGTCCCTGCACGGCCACGCCCACCGACGACCGTGGTCGCACCCGCCACTGTGTGTCATCAGAGaagaagacaaagaaaaagaacaagaaaaatgtcccactcactactacagaaaaccccatccgtgatccccctccagtggcggttaaaacggaccaaaaaacacaccgccacaggaggcctctcgaggcatccacgagATCCACCAGCCACACCACCAGTGGCAGTGAATATTGTCCCGAAacaagtcaccgccactggtggtccatCAACAGTGGCGGTGtttatcaccgccactggaaatgcccatggaaaccctaagaaccaccagtggcggccgTGAaaaagaaccgccactggtagaccacccgatatcatgatggtactactcagtctcagtgACCTTCCCTGAACCCATTGAGCACCGCACGATCATTAGTTTAGTACTCAACAGGAACGGGGAACGCACTAAGATTGAGTGGTAACCATCGGTAAGTGGGGTGGCGGAATcctttttatgctggtcggaacTCATGTAAaatagcgaggtgggactaaagcgGGGAAACAGGTGGGCGATCTCCAATGGCGGGTCTCAAGTtatccgccactgatgaggactccagtggcggtttatttttCCACCCACTGCTGGaagtcaccagtggcggtttatacTTACACCTGTGCGAGCCTCAGCTGGtcgagctcgcgcgtctgtCTGGACCAGCTGCGACTCTCTCCTCATTGGCgccggcgaagccctgccaaaattgatggcggcggctggtAGCTCTCCCCCGCTTatcctctctcttcctctcacttcttcctcctcctattcttcttcaatttggcaaaatcgccattaatggcgccgtggccgccggcgggaaattcggccccgatctctctATAGGGGCTCCCCCGGTCTGTCCCCGCTCTATCCGTGGCTCCCCCGCAACATAGCTCTGCCCTCCCCCCCGGATTGCTCTCTCTTTGGCTTTAATTTGCTCCCatgagctctctctctctctctctctctctctctagctctagctctctctctagctctctctacaactctctctctctctagctttCTCTCTCTGGAGtccatggctgctgctgcttatgggggagcttagcccctgggggttagccTAGGGTTGAGCTTAACGTTGGGACtggtgtacgtgcatgttccaagcatattaaatgtgtgttgacaccggcaTTCGTGctgtgtatttcttatgtgatgtaATACCGGCCGTCGTGCAAATGTGGGTGGGGGCAATTTgttttgatgcaggcatcAAATTTCGTggtgcaaaatgctatttttttagcataggtcatgccgaaaatttccatttttgtcgatcaaGTTGAttcgtttattttttttaattgtgttgtagctcgatgggccgtgcttggatgtatgAGGACATGTTATGTGCTGAGTGGATATagcggctgaagacttttgtcaatgccggcgtggaagatatACATAGGAAAGagggtgataagatgtgttgtccctgtgCGAGATGTCGGAACAACAAGTTGTACGAGCCAGAGGGTgtcgagatgcacttgctcatggGGGGATTTGAGCCTGGTTATTCAcggtggacttctcacggggaggatgaCATTGAAGTCGATGAtggcattgagatggaaaacatggagtctgacgaccagcctAGTGAAAAAGCATACCGTGGCGAGGATCCACAGAATGTTGCAACcggtaggatggttgaaatgctggacgatcagcatctgcagaatcagttggatgaccttgaggatgagagggtgtcccgtaagttcgagaagctgagggaggatgccgagacaccgttatatgaaaatgccggcatggataacagtgtgctagaagtaacgctcgagcttttgcgtataaaggcaaaatacgACATTGTGGACTCAGGATTCACGGAGTTTCTGAGTTACCTACatacggtacttcc carries:
- the LOC100839342 gene encoding transport inhibitor response 1-like protein Os11g0515500, which produces MPYFPEEVVGNIFGFVTSHRDRNAASLVCQAWYRIERLTRHLVFVCNCYAVRPERVHERFPFLRSLSVKGKPHFADFSFVPAGWGATAEPWVNACALACPGLEELRLKRMVVTDDCLKHLAHSFPNLKSIVLVSCDGFSTDGLAAITTNCRFLRELDLQESRVEFRGRHWISCFPKPSTSLESLNFACLNGVVNIHALERLVARSPNLKSLRLNRAVPLAVLAKILSCTRLVDLGTGSFALGNNDGAGALLRVYNALQQCNTLKSLSGFWDSPRLIIPAIHSVCKNLTCLNLSSAPMFRTADFIGVIRLCQNLRHLWVLDHIGDVGLNFVASSCLELQELRVFRANADALASTGVTEQGLVAISIGCRKLNAVFYFCRQMTNSALITIAKNCPRFMSFRLCVLQPRSADAMTGQPLDEGFGAIVRSCKGLRRLSVSGLLTDSVFLYIGMYAERLEMLSIAFAGDTDNGMIYVLNGCKNLKKLEIRSCPFGDTALLAGMHRYEALRSLWMSSCNITLGGCRSLAAHMPSINVEVINEAGTIEEADGDASDAKKVEKLYLYRSVSGPRGDAPGFVKTL